In Rutidosis leptorrhynchoides isolate AG116_Rl617_1_P2 chromosome 2, CSIRO_AGI_Rlap_v1, whole genome shotgun sequence, one genomic interval encodes:
- the LOC139891185 gene encoding EH domain-containing protein 1, whose product MEIDSATISRCSTEHQKIYKEWFTAADADGDGRITGADAINFFVMSNLSRPELKQVWAISDSRRQGFLGFKEFITAMQLISMAQAGHVLSSDLLSSDIDYENLNPPVMDGLDILLLKKKHSKRDSESNGNPEVQTSPSSSWFTSSSSVKKVPLAAVTSIIDGLKKLYVQKLKPLEATYQFNDFVSPLLTNSDFDAKPMVMLLGQYSTGKTTFIKHLLKSSYPGAHIGPEPTTDRFVVVMNGPDERSIPGNTVAVQADMPFSGLNNFGTAFLSKFECSQMPHPLLEHITFVDTPGVLSGEKQRTQRSYDFTGVTSWFASKCDLILLLFDPHKLDISDEFKRVISSLRGNDDKIRVVLNKADQVDTQQLMRVYGALMWSLGKVLNTPEVMRVYIGSFNDKPINSVTAGPIGTELFEKEQDDLLSDLKDIPKKACDRRINEFVKRARAARIHAFIISHLRKEMPAMMGKAKTQQKLIDNLEDVFAKVQREHHLPAGDFPYVESFRERLSGYNLDKFEKLKPKMIQTVDDMLGYDIPDLLKKFSNPYG is encoded by the exons ATGGAGATTGATTCAGCAACAATCAGTCGGTGCTCTACAGAACACCAAAAGATCTACAAAGAATGGTTCACTGCTGCTGATGCAG ATGGCGATGGACGAATTACTGGTGCTGATGCTATTAATTTCTTTGTGATGTCGAATTTATCTCGGCCGGAACTTAAGCAG GTATGGGCAATTTCAGATTCTAGAAGACAAGGCTTTCTTGGGTTTAAAGAGTTTATTACTGCAATGCAG TTGATATCTATGGCACAAGCGGGACATGTATTAAGTAGTGACCTCTTAAGTTCTGACA TTGACTATGAAAATCTAAACCCACCAGTAATGGACGGTCTGGATATCTTACTGTTG AAGAAAAAGCATTCAAAACGTGATTCGGAATCAAATG GTAATCCTGAGGTGCAAACTTCCCCATCATCTAGTTGGTTTACTTCATCAAGTTCTGTAAAAAAG GTTCCCTTAGCCGCTGTTACATCAATCATTGATGGCTTGAAGAAGCTGTATGTTCAGAAACTGAAACCCTTAGAAGCCACATATCAATTTAATGATTTTGTTTCTCCCTTATTG ACCAACAGCGATTTTGATGCCAAACCCATGGTGATGCTTTTGGGTCAATACTCAACAGGGAAAACAACATTCATTAAGCATTTGCTTAAAAGCAGTTATCCAG GAGCTCATATCGGACCTGAGCCTACTACAGATAGATTTGTTGTCGTTATG AATGGACCAGATGAGAGAAGTATCCCAGGAAACACGGTTGCCGTTCAAGCAGACATGCCATTTAGCGGTTTAAACAATTTTGGAACTGCATTCTTATCGAAATTCGAGTGTTCTCAAATGCCCCATCCT CTGCTGGAGCATATTACATTTGTGGATACACCCGGGGTTTTATCAGGAGAAAAACAAAGAACACAAAGAAGCTATGATTTTACTGGTGTCACATCCTGGTTTGCTTCAAAATGTGATCTGATCTTGCTTCTTTTTGATCCTCATAAGCTTGATATCAGTGATGAATTTAAACGTGTTATATCATCCTTACGAGGAAATGATGATAAGATACGGGTGGTCTTGAACAAGGCTGATCAAGTTGATACCCAACAA TTGATGAGGGTCTATGGAGCCCTAATGTGGTCCCTTGGTAAAGTCCTAAACACTCCAGAAGTTATGCGTGTTTACATTGG ATCTTTTAATGACAAGCCTATAAATTCGGTTACTGCTGGGCCAATCGGAACAGAGCTGTTTGAGAAGGAGCAAGATGATCTTCTTAGTGACTTAAAAGACATACCTAAGAAGGCTTGTGATCGAAGA ATTAACGAGTTTGTAAAGCGTGCTAGAGCTGCTAGAATTCATGCTTTCATTATTAGCCATCTTAGGAAAGAGATGCCTGCCATGATGGGCAAGGCTAAAACTCAGCAGAAACTCATCGATAACCTAGAAGACGTTTTTGCAAAG GTTCAAAGGGAGCATCATTTACCGGCAGGAGACTTTCCATATGTAGAAAGCTTCAGAGAGAGACTAAGCGGTTACAATTTAGATAAATTTGAGAAGTTGAAGCCAAAAATGATCCAAACGGTTGATGATATGCTGGGTTATGATATCCCTGATCTTTTAAAGAAATTCAGCAACCCGTATGGCTAA
- the LOC139891186 gene encoding upstream activation factor subunit UAF30, with the protein MLLQRMKKVITDNPKKLATLIDLVNLPSTLREFVGQSQCSRLGCFRRIWSYIKDNNLQDPKNKNIVHCDEKLKSILLGKTQVELSELPTLIKLHFPKQRK; encoded by the exons ATGTTACTACAAAGGATGAAGAAGGTTATCACTGATAACCCGAAGAAGCTTGCAACTTTGATTGATCTTGTTAACTTGCCTTCAACACTTAGAGAGTTTGTTGGACAGTCTCAATGTTCTAGACTAGGTTGTTTTCGGCGCATTTGGTCCTACATAAAAGATAATAATCTTCAG GATCCAAAGAACAAAAACATAGTTCATTGTGATGAAAAACTGAAGAGCATATTGTTGGGCAAAACTCAGGTGGAGCTAAGTGAACTTCCTACTTTGATCAAGCTGCATTTTCCCAAACAACGAAAGTGA
- the LOC139888104 gene encoding zinc finger protein VAR3, chloroplastic-like, giving the protein MTGASSRFLFLLTNSISFLHHRPSTFFRLAGRRPLTTLTAANNHHHLHHSHKNSLIPVKFTQNYCSRATNYSFEDNNHVPANERHVSPSHPWPEWSRLLESLYNSGYFDRKFNAEDDSMTNENLSFEFVDAANSCLAFARDRPDILRWLPRRDIEVLINDGYPFLFKSAEEIEIRMRSFVQVEGSNEATLVDLMKYILSYVSNFNVSPERNVKEATESCVRRLLQEMATNITMKRGDWICAKCNFMNFAKNTKCLECEELRPQSQLTNGEWYCPRCNFFNYRKNVVCLKCECRRPNEAGQTDRPIGQTDLSSDKEEKIDRWFKKIKDLHGLADQTSDTSHDELLIRNEKDRFVDNKMKDQQFSSYRNQRQHSMEQGSTSSFAPFVPFPPDYFAKKDDPKNTDTTVKPSYTNNATVDKNFSQGTEHQPIRSTDNLDSRSYVSNRTIYSGETNSDSYSNQFRRNDFNPEGNRTLSSGNQFTRNEPKPEGDRTSNQFSRNEPRPAVSRQVPESMNAKSGWTGKSLEGSAVTEPDPLDMSEEAKAERWFKRVAQIKDISELSQIPDEDFPSIMPMRKGVNRFVVSKRKTPLERRLTSPQYRKNLRIVSSDPIKKDGDDDN; this is encoded by the exons ATGACCGGAGCTTCATCAAGGTTCCTTTTTCTATTAACTAATTCAATCTCCTTCCTTCATCACCGCCCATCCACTTTCTTCCGTTTAGCCGGCCGCCGACCTCTCACCACCCTAACCGCCGCCAACAACCACCACCATCTCCATCACAGTCACAAAAATTCACTTATTCCGGTCAAATTCACACAAAATTATTGCTCCAGAGCTACTAACTACTCATTCGAAGATAATAATCATGTTCCCGCTAACGAGCGCCATGTGTCACCGTCTCATCCGTGGCCGGAGTGGTCCCGGTTACTTGAATCTCTATACAATTCTGGTTACTTTGACAGAAAATTCAATGCTGAAGATGATTCCATGACAAATGAGAATTTATCATTTGAATTTGTGGATGCTGCTAATTCGTGCTTGGCATTTGCTCGTGATAGACCTGATATCTTAAG GTGGCTTCCAAGGAGGGATATTGAGGTGCTGATTAATGATGGATATCCATTTCTGTTTAAAAGTGCAGAGGAAATTGAAATAAGAATGAGGTCATTTGTACAG GTAGAGGGATCGAATGAAGCAACGTTGGTGGATTTGATGAAGTATATATTGAGTTATGTTAGCAATTTTAATGTTAGTCCTGAAAGAAATGTTAAGGAGGCGACTGAATCGTGTGTTAGAAGGTTGTTGCAAGAGATGGCTA CAAATATTACTATGAAGAGAGGCGATTGGATATGTGCAAA ATGCAATTTCATGAACTTCGCAAAAAATACTAAATGCCTTGAATGTGAGGAGCTGAGACCGCAAAGTCAGTTGACTAACGGGGAGTGGTATTGTCCTCG ATGTAATTTTTTTAATTACCGAAAGAATGTGGTGTGCTTGAAATGCGAGTGTAGGCGACCCAATGAGGCTGGGCAGACGGATCGTCCCATTGGGCAGACGGATCTTTCGAGTGATAAAGAAGAAAAAATAGACAGATGGTTCAAGAAGATAAAGGATTTGCATGGTCTTGCAGACCAGACAAGTGATACTTCACACGATGAATTGCTAATTCGTAATGAGAAAGATCGTTTTGTGGATAATAAGATGAAAGATCAACAATTTTCTTCATACCGTAACCAAAGACAACACTCAATGGAGCAAGGTAGCACTAGTAGCTTTGCTCCTTTCGTTCCATTTCCACCGGATTATTTCGCCAAAAAAGATGACCCAAAAAACACAGATACCACAGTGAAACCATCTTATACGAATAATGCCACAGTCGATAAGAATTTTTCGCAAGGAACAGAACATCAACCGATAAGAAGCACCGATAATTTGGATTCAAGGTCGTATGTTAGCAACAGAACCATATATAGTGGAGAGACGAATTCGGATTCATATAGTAATCAGTTTAGGAGAAACGATTTTAATCCCGAAGGCAACAGAACCTTATCTAGTGGTAATCAGTTTACCAGAAACGAGCCAAAACCTGAAGGCGACAGAACAAGCAATCAGTTTAGTAGAAATGAGCCTAGACCTGCAGTTAGTCGACAAGTTCCAGAAAGCATGAATGCGAAAAGTGGGTGGACCGGTAAGAGCCTGGAGGGGTCAGCTGTGACAGAACCGGACCCACTGGACATGTCAGAAGAGGCCAAGGCAGAAAGATGGTTCAAACGTGTTGCGCAGATTAAGGACATATCCGAGTTAAGTCAAATACCTGATGAAGATTTTCCGTCGATAATGCCGATGCGTAAAGGGGTGAATCGGTTTGTTGTGAGTAAGAGGAAAACACCATTAGAAAGGAGATTAACATCTCCTCAGTACAGAAAGAATCTTAGAATTGTGAGCTCTGATCCCATAAAAAAGGATGGTGATGATGATAACTGA